Proteins encoded within one genomic window of Bacteroidetes bacterium SB0662_bin_6:
- the purE gene encoding 5-(carboxyamino)imidazole ribonucleotide mutase: MALVGIAMGSKSDLPVMAEAAEVLRTLDIPFEIRVLSAHRTPHHMAEYARTAHERGIRAIIAGAGGAAHLPGMIAAYSPLPVIGVPVPGKKMDGLDSLLSIVQMPRGVPVATVAIGGAGNAGLLAAQIIGAADTDVLDRVVDYKAKMVRQVEEMDASVPGVLEEILKRDG, from the coding sequence ATGGCCCTTGTAGGCATTGCAATGGGATCCAAGTCGGATCTGCCCGTCATGGCCGAAGCAGCAGAAGTGCTGCGCACCCTGGACATACCGTTCGAGATCCGTGTCCTTTCGGCCCATCGCACCCCTCACCACATGGCTGAATATGCGCGTACAGCGCATGAACGCGGCATCAGGGCGATCATTGCCGGGGCCGGGGGAGCTGCCCACTTGCCGGGGATGATCGCTGCCTATTCCCCCCTGCCCGTGATTGGGGTTCCTGTACCCGGGAAGAAAATGGACGGTCTTGATTCATTGCTATCGATCGTGCAAATGCCTCGAGGTGTTCCCGTCGCCACCGTGGCGATTGGCGGAGCAGGAAATGCAGGGCTATTGGCGGCGCAGATTATCGGCGCCGCCGATACCGATGTGCTCGACAGGGTAGTTGATTACAAGGCAAAGATGGTGCGCCAGGTGGAGGAAATGGATGCCTCCGTTCCGGGTGTGCTTGAAGAAATTCTCAAGAGGGACGGCTGA
- a CDS encoding tetratricopeptide repeat protein, which yields MRTRHIFLLLGFLFLSHAGYAQSADHDIEEGVSAFQEGSYEKAEQVLLNITESDPDRAEAHYLLARLYTETPLSDPDKAEDALDEAIRIEPENPDYLVAKLLQLRKKPRTVLQERIREQRRIALSKRILSIDSANAFAHEELGTLFIRDFWRYRNALMFPSMAFSGNLYRGSEAMALGDPPLALQESPLQEDLETDDTFNDTEASPQQIMPAFAADPTNVFLADRFDVEELEEQGVPVLDLSGRAQHAYERAVAHLEDALSSDPLRHSVYRQLMKIYALKGEYDTAREMLENMHASFPEDPSTWLYLGLAQAYGGDPQGAASAFETALQYMDNEEKIVFETLSLLLLPTEEELYEEDPVTYASRFWASKDPRYLTPWNERKIEHYARLVYADLLYGSEGLELRGWDTERGHILVRYGPPERDVVIVPGSSSGVRDVGLAPTSRTDSRAVPTPTDMSFSPRTAHIGGDFDMLSEANTFNIWDYGDFRFVFEDPFRNGEYRLYSPTASDMSAGVPAWLNDYSIIAEETIARTPELYEYEAPGRRVDIPFVASAFKGSGEDADIYVSYGIPISEDGIQQETIDVAARIGAFLVSERRDILVERRQTIYGLRGDHIRSFDEAHLWVGGQVMTAPPGQHEVSMEFETVSGGTIAVQRRAIEVPDFTEDELQVSDLMLAYTIEEADPDNVESATVHRGEFAIISAPWNVFSHRQPIYLFFEIYRLTRTEDGETQYEMEARLTPRNNARGIARVVRNIFGTGGGVSVSVPGSGSLPDETNYLILDAANQAPGLYTLTLRVRDLVSGKSVERTIDLFLE from the coding sequence AGGCTGAAGATGCGCTGGACGAGGCTATCCGGATCGAACCGGAGAACCCCGATTATCTGGTCGCCAAATTATTGCAATTGCGCAAGAAACCCCGGACTGTTCTGCAAGAGCGTATCCGCGAACAGCGGCGAATCGCACTCTCAAAACGGATTCTCTCTATCGATTCGGCCAATGCGTTCGCTCACGAGGAACTGGGCACGCTTTTTATCCGCGACTTCTGGCGGTATCGCAATGCCCTTATGTTTCCGAGCATGGCCTTCAGCGGTAATTTGTATCGCGGAAGCGAGGCCATGGCGCTGGGTGATCCGCCGCTTGCCTTGCAGGAATCGCCTCTGCAGGAGGATCTGGAAACAGACGACACGTTCAACGATACGGAAGCGTCTCCTCAACAAATAATGCCCGCTTTCGCGGCCGATCCCACCAATGTGTTTCTCGCGGACCGCTTCGATGTAGAAGAACTTGAGGAACAGGGAGTGCCTGTCCTGGATTTGTCGGGACGAGCGCAGCATGCGTACGAACGTGCGGTCGCACATCTCGAGGACGCTCTCTCGTCTGATCCTCTCAGGCACTCTGTGTATCGTCAACTCATGAAGATCTATGCCCTGAAGGGGGAATACGATACCGCCCGGGAGATGCTTGAAAATATGCATGCGTCCTTTCCGGAAGACCCTTCTACATGGCTGTATCTGGGACTGGCGCAGGCATACGGAGGCGATCCTCAAGGGGCCGCCAGCGCGTTCGAGACGGCTTTGCAGTACATGGACAACGAGGAAAAAATCGTCTTTGAAACCCTCTCATTACTACTTCTTCCCACGGAAGAAGAGCTCTACGAAGAGGATCCTGTTACCTATGCCTCCCGATTCTGGGCAAGCAAGGATCCTCGCTATCTCACGCCCTGGAACGAACGAAAGATCGAGCACTATGCGCGACTTGTGTACGCCGATCTGCTGTACGGCAGTGAAGGCCTCGAGTTACGGGGCTGGGATACGGAACGGGGGCATATTCTGGTGCGGTACGGACCGCCTGAGCGGGATGTCGTTATAGTTCCAGGCAGTTCTTCCGGTGTGAGGGATGTAGGACTGGCGCCCACCTCCCGAACAGATTCCAGGGCCGTGCCAACACCCACCGACATGAGCTTTTCCCCGCGAACGGCCCACATCGGCGGGGATTTCGACATGCTGTCGGAAGCCAATACCTTCAACATATGGGACTATGGCGATTTTCGGTTCGTGTTCGAGGATCCGTTTCGCAACGGAGAGTACCGGCTGTATTCCCCCACCGCTTCCGATATGTCTGCCGGAGTCCCGGCCTGGCTGAACGATTACTCGATCATTGCGGAAGAAACGATTGCCCGGACTCCGGAGCTATACGAATACGAAGCACCGGGGCGGCGGGTGGATATCCCGTTTGTGGCGAGCGCATTCAAGGGAAGCGGGGAGGATGCGGATATTTATGTGTCGTACGGCATTCCGATTTCCGAGGACGGAATTCAACAGGAAACCATAGACGTAGCTGCCCGCATCGGCGCGTTTCTTGTCAGCGAACGCCGCGACATCCTGGTCGAAAGGCGGCAAACGATATACGGGCTCAGAGGCGATCACATTCGTTCCTTCGACGAGGCGCATCTCTGGGTGGGAGGACAGGTTATGACGGCGCCCCCGGGACAGCATGAGGTATCCATGGAGTTTGAAACGGTGAGTGGAGGCACCATCGCCGTGCAGCGCAGGGCCATTGAGGTGCCTGATTTTACAGAAGACGAACTCCAGGTCAGCGACCTTATGCTGGCCTACACTATCGAAGAGGCCGATCCTGATAATGTAGAAAGCGCTACCGTACACCGGGGAGAATTTGCCATTATCTCCGCCCCGTGGAACGTGTTTTCGCATAGGCAGCCCATTTATCTTTTCTTCGAGATATACCGGCTTACGCGTACGGAGGATGGGGAGACGCAGTACGAAATGGAGGCCCGGCTTACACCCAGGAACAACGCAAGGGGTATAGCCCGGGTCGTAAGAAATATTTTCGGGACAGGTGGCGGCGTATCGGTGAGCGTACCCGGCTCAGGATCATTGCCCGACGAGACAAACTATCTTATCCTTGACGCCGCCAATCAGGCGCCCGGACTATATACCCTCACGCTGCGTGTACGTGATCTCGTGAGCGGGAAAAGCGTCGAGCGTACGATAGACCTTTTTCTGGAATAA